ATATATGAAATTATCCAATAAGAGAAACTTAGGAGAAAGAGGAAATAAAATGAGGAATTACCTAGGGCTACGTCAAAGCCGAGTTTGTTAAGCTGTCGGTAATTCTGACATAGGACCAATCTCGTGCAACAGAGAGCAATGGCAAATTCACTAAGGAGATTACCCATCAAATTGTATTTTTTCCTGAACTGCGCACGATGATACCATGCAATAACGAATGATGCTTGACTGAAGCAAAGCGATTCCAGTAGTCCAAACATCAGTGCACTTTCCCACCAAGCTGCATCACACATAATATTCATCAAaataaaatttccaaaatttgacCAAAATATATAGTAATACATGCATGTTTTTTTTCCCCAGTTTATTTACATTAACCAAAATGAATGTCATCATAGAATATCTCAATTCAAGAATTACCCATTTGCCCTTCAGATACAATCTCATCCACTTGCCCAAAAGTAACGCAGGGACATAAGCATGTAATAAAACCTGCAACAAAATGTCGTAAAAACATGATTATCCTCCAAGTCAAAATGTCAAAATTAGTGCAATGCTTTAATGTTGTAATAATAAGAATTTGAGAGAATtggtaagaaaaataattagaGGAACGTACAGTTCTTGAGGTCTGAAAAACAATCAAAAAGGCCTGTGGACCAGGGCTGACTGTAAACGTGACCATTAAAGACATTATTATTTCCAGGGGTCATTGGCAAATAAAATGGACGAAATTGGTCATGAGGAAAGGGGGAAGAATAATATGGAAATGGTGGTGGCACCCCTAGGGGTGGGTAACCATATGGAGGTGGCTGCATCATGGAGGATTGGTGACATAACGGTGGTTTACGTGGTGGTAA
This DNA window, taken from Nicotiana tabacum cultivar K326 chromosome 15, ASM71507v2, whole genome shotgun sequence, encodes the following:
- the LOC107772041 gene encoding uncharacterized protein LOC107772041; its protein translation is MQTSDGNNDNFPSPPGRLSPLQIPKLESSSIQGPQNSLPPSPAPPIHIPPSPSSSRNLMHESHLLPPTTTTMTRATLVPSSPKIPVCGPPSPAQSMPGSPSLPPRKPPLCHQSSMMQPPPYGYPPLGVPPPFPYYSSPFPHDQFRPFYLPMTPGNNNVFNGHVYSQPWSTGLFDCFSDLKNCFITCLCPCVTFGQVDEIVSEGQMAWWESALMFGLLESLCFSQASFVIAWYHRAQFRKKYNLMGNLLSEFAIALCCTRLVLCQNYRQLNKLGFDVALGWKANKKKQRRIASQTAARFVPPVVNPGMFR